The following are encoded in a window of Deinococcus sedimenti genomic DNA:
- the feoB gene encoding ferrous iron transport protein B: MTAATRPATLIPDALACADTLARLKAAREPRVVVVGNPNVGKTTLINALAGTNLKVGNWSGVTVEKREAHLTHGGRRVYLLDLPGAYSLSPHTPEELVTRTALLDEAPDVVLNVLDAGNLERNLYLTLQLMDYRLPVAVALNLVDEAREKGVQVDSGALSRLLGVPVVETVASRAQGTAGLLDSALGHATLGIGVRYPEAIERAVEALSTRMTGVDTLPPHAHRYLALTLLEGDPSVRGRLNATGHAALVQAADAQLRDLDAQGLDPLIEIAEARYALAGDLARAAAPQAQARRTVTERLDALALHPWLGIPLFLALVLLVFRLTFTVAAPFVDLIGGPLQDTLTGWASAALSWFPLARDLVTGAIIPGVGTVLSFLPTLLVLYLAMSFLEDSGYMARAAFLMDRAMRSVGLDGRAFIPLILGFGCNVPAVYATRTLERRSDRLLVSMILPFMSCSARLPVYVVFAAALFPRQASLLVWAMYTLGMLVALAFAFVLRRTSYPAEGSGVLLELPPYRFPTAQVLWKHAWRRTASFARRARTTVLATVAGVWLLLAIPAVSGASFATVAPQDSLFGRVSQAVSPIFAPLGFGTWQATGALVPGFIAKEVVVGTLGQIYLGEEAARPTALGLVDGIVKAGQATWDAVVASVSAIPTVLALPSLNADTTQDLNTPLAAALARAFTPASGLSYLVFVLLYTPCIATVGALAQEHGRRFAWTTVAYQLATAWIAAFLVYLIARAVL; this comes from the coding sequence GTGACCGCTGCCACCCGGCCCGCCACGCTGATCCCCGACGCGCTGGCCTGCGCCGACACCCTGGCCCGCCTGAAGGCCGCGCGTGAACCGCGCGTGGTGGTCGTCGGGAACCCCAACGTCGGTAAGACCACCCTGATCAACGCCCTGGCGGGCACCAACCTGAAGGTCGGCAACTGGAGCGGCGTGACCGTCGAGAAGCGCGAGGCGCACCTGACGCACGGCGGACGGCGCGTGTACCTCCTCGACCTGCCCGGCGCGTACAGCCTGAGCCCGCACACCCCGGAGGAACTCGTCACGCGCACCGCGCTGCTCGACGAGGCTCCGGACGTAGTCCTGAACGTCCTGGACGCTGGGAACCTGGAACGCAACCTCTACCTGACGCTGCAGCTGATGGACTACCGCCTGCCGGTCGCTGTCGCCCTGAACCTCGTCGACGAGGCGCGCGAGAAGGGCGTGCAGGTGGACTCTGGCGCGCTGTCGCGCCTGCTGGGCGTGCCGGTCGTGGAGACCGTCGCCAGCCGCGCCCAGGGCACCGCCGGGCTGCTCGACAGCGCCCTGGGGCACGCCACGCTGGGCATCGGCGTGCGCTACCCCGAGGCCATCGAACGGGCCGTGGAGGCCCTGAGCACCCGCATGACTGGCGTGGACACCCTGCCGCCCCACGCGCACCGGTACCTAGCCCTGACGCTGCTGGAGGGCGACCCCAGCGTGCGCGGCCGCCTGAACGCTACCGGCCACGCGGCCCTCGTGCAGGCCGCCGACGCGCAACTGCGCGACCTGGACGCCCAGGGCCTCGACCCGCTCATCGAGATCGCCGAGGCCCGCTACGCGCTGGCCGGGGACCTCGCCCGCGCCGCCGCCCCGCAGGCCCAGGCCCGCCGCACCGTCACCGAACGCCTGGACGCGCTGGCCCTGCACCCCTGGCTGGGCATCCCGCTGTTCCTGGCGCTGGTGCTGCTGGTGTTCCGCCTGACCTTCACGGTCGCCGCGCCGTTCGTGGACCTGATCGGCGGGCCGCTGCAGGACACCCTGACCGGCTGGGCCAGCGCCGCCCTGAGCTGGTTCCCGCTGGCGCGCGACCTCGTGACCGGCGCGATCATTCCCGGTGTGGGAACCGTCCTGAGCTTCCTGCCCACCCTGCTCGTCCTGTACCTCGCCATGAGCTTCCTGGAAGACAGCGGCTACATGGCCCGCGCGGCGTTCCTGATGGACCGCGCCATGCGCAGCGTCGGCCTGGACGGCCGCGCGTTCATCCCCCTGATCCTCGGCTTCGGGTGCAACGTGCCCGCCGTGTACGCCACCCGCACCTTGGAACGGCGCAGCGACCGCCTGCTGGTCAGCATGATCCTGCCGTTCATGAGCTGCTCGGCGCGCCTGCCGGTGTACGTGGTGTTCGCCGCCGCGCTGTTCCCCCGCCAGGCCAGCCTGCTCGTGTGGGCCATGTACACCCTGGGCATGCTGGTCGCCCTAGCGTTCGCGTTCGTGCTGCGCCGCACCAGCTACCCCGCCGAGGGCAGCGGCGTCCTGCTGGAACTCCCCCCGTACCGCTTCCCCACCGCGCAGGTCCTGTGGAAGCACGCGTGGCGCCGCACCGCCAGCTTCGCCCGGCGCGCCCGCACCACCGTCCTGGCCACGGTCGCGGGCGTGTGGCTGCTGCTCGCCATTCCCGCCGTCAGCGGCGCCAGCTTCGCCACGGTCGCCCCTCAGGACAGCCTGTTCGGGCGGGTCAGTCAGGCCGTCTCCCCGATCTTCGCGCCGCTGGGCTTCGGGACGTGGCAGGCCACCGGCGCACTCGTCCCCGGTTTCATCGCCAAGGAGGTCGTCGTCGGAACGCTCGGGCAGATCTACCTGGGCGAGGAAGCCGCCCGCCCCACCGCGCTGGGCCTCGTGGACGGCATCGTGAAGGCCGGACAGGCCACCTGGGACGCCGTGGTCGCCAGCGTCAGCGCCATCCCCACCGTCCTCGCACTGCCCAGCCTGAACGCCGACACCACCCAGGATCTGAACACCCCGCTGGCCGCCGCGCTGGCCCGCGCGTTCACGCCCGCCAGCGGCCTGAGTTACCTCGTGTTCGTGCTGCTGTACACGCCCTGCATCGCCACCGTCGGTGCACTGGCGCAGGAACACGGACGCCGATTCGCGTGGACGACCGTCGCGTACCAGCTCGCCACCGCGTGGATCGC
- a CDS encoding FeoA family protein, whose protein sequence is MPDVPLDSLTPGQTAHVVPLDPAHPLRRRLMELGFVRGAPVTVIRRAPMGDPVELRIGATLLALRADDLRLIRVRA, encoded by the coding sequence ATGCCGGATGTGCCCCTCGACTCCCTGACCCCCGGGCAGACCGCGCACGTCGTGCCCCTCGACCCCGCCCACCCGCTGCGCCGCCGCCTGATGGAACTGGGCTTCGTGCGCGGCGCGCCCGTCACCGTGATCCGCCGCGCGCCCATGGGCGACCCGGTGGAACTGCGCATCGGCGCGACCCTGTTGGCCCTGCGCGCCGACGACCTGCGCCTGATCCGGGTGCGCGCGTGA
- a CDS encoding D-alanine--D-alanine ligase family protein: protein MKKRILLLAGGQSGEHEVSLMSARSVLSALPRDQFDVTPVVISKQGRWLPPTETQRALESGEAATGGDLVLHRAASAEGYDAVFPLLHGPMGEDGTVQGLLTLAGIPFVGSGVLGSAVSMDKVMTKQVLASAGIPQVAWALAARREWQAQPDSVRERAATLGYPLFVKPANLGSSVGISKVARPEDLDGALNLAFSLDRRVILEAMTAHKPREVEVGILGNDAPIASPVGELRFDADFYDYETKYTEGRATMHIPAPLSAEVAEQVRALALRAFRALDCAGLARVDFFYVEETGELLLNEVNTMPGFTTTSMYPKLFEAAGLSYSALVTRLVELALEER from the coding sequence GTGAAGAAGCGCATCCTCCTGCTGGCCGGCGGCCAGTCCGGTGAACACGAGGTCAGCCTCATGAGTGCCCGCAGTGTCCTCAGCGCCCTGCCCCGCGATCAGTTCGACGTGACGCCCGTCGTGATCAGCAAGCAGGGCCGCTGGCTGCCCCCCACCGAAACGCAGCGCGCCCTGGAATCCGGCGAGGCCGCGACCGGCGGGGACCTCGTACTGCACCGCGCCGCCAGTGCCGAGGGTTACGACGCCGTGTTCCCCCTGCTGCACGGCCCGATGGGCGAGGACGGCACCGTGCAGGGCCTCCTGACCCTGGCCGGAATTCCCTTCGTGGGCAGCGGCGTGCTGGGCTCGGCGGTCAGTATGGACAAGGTCATGACCAAGCAGGTGCTCGCCTCGGCCGGTATCCCCCAGGTCGCGTGGGCACTGGCCGCGCGCCGCGAGTGGCAGGCGCAGCCCGACAGCGTGCGTGAACGCGCCGCCACGCTGGGCTACCCGCTGTTCGTGAAACCCGCGAACCTGGGCTCCAGCGTGGGCATCAGCAAGGTCGCCCGCCCCGAGGACCTGGACGGCGCGCTGAACCTGGCGTTCAGCCTGGACCGCCGCGTGATCCTGGAGGCCATGACCGCCCACAAACCCCGCGAGGTCGAGGTCGGCATCCTGGGCAACGACGCGCCCATCGCCAGTCCGGTCGGGGAACTGCGCTTCGACGCGGACTTCTACGACTACGAGACGAAGTACACCGAGGGCCGCGCGACCATGCACATCCCCGCCCCGCTGAGTGCCGAGGTCGCCGAGCAGGTCCGCGCCCTGGCGCTGCGGGCCTTCCGCGCGCTGGACTGCGCCGGCCTGGCCCGCGTGGACTTCTTCTACGTCGAGGAGACCGGCGAACTGCTGCTGAACGAGGTGAACACCATGCCGGGCTTCACGACGACCAGCATGTACCCCAAGCTGTTCGAGGCGGCGGGCCTCAGTTACAGCGCCCTGGTCACCCGACTGGTGGAACTGGCGCTGGAAGAACGCTGA
- a CDS encoding ABC transporter substrate-binding protein gives MKKVAALATLLTLTSALAAAPKDTLVYQMSSDIPTMDPGVTYDTASGAVVENIYETLLTYSGASLTKLEPLLATKWTISNGGKTYTFDLRKGVKFHSGNAMTCADAEYTFERNLVTNSAESGNWFLAESLLGTGANAADDKTITWARIDKAVECNNAGQLVFTLPSVDPAFLAKLAFPGQSVVDQKHAAGLGEWNGKEATWKDWVGKDLTNSKLSQNPSGTGAYKLVRKDANTVLATAFDSYWGKKPALKNVIFQKVSEIAARQQAFLRGDADIIDGGGRAVDTEQVKGKPGVLWVDNLPNTSATAFFMNENIKNAGLLGSGKLDGRGIPATFFKDANVRRAFSYSFNYDQYIRDVQKGAGKQRTMLLPESFPGYDAKVSTYTYDKAKAEAFFKRAYGGQLWKNGFTLTTNYRAGSEPSQKAMEILKANVEALNPKFRVNIQAKQWSEMLKDSKDGKEAMTIMGWAPDYADPDNFMYTFYSSNGYYNPRLNWKDSQIDKWLDQARATVNTAERNRLYSLVGKKAYEQAPYILVPAGVGYTFVSANLVGVSASNYNPMISFANTGTFWKELSKK, from the coding sequence ATGAAAAAAGTTGCTGCTCTCGCCACCCTGCTGACCCTGACCAGCGCCCTCGCGGCCGCTCCCAAGGACACCCTGGTCTACCAGATGTCCTCCGACATCCCCACCATGGACCCCGGCGTCACGTACGACACCGCCTCCGGCGCCGTCGTTGAAAACATCTACGAAACTCTCCTGACCTACAGCGGCGCCAGCCTCACCAAGCTCGAGCCCCTGCTGGCCACCAAGTGGACCATCAGCAACGGCGGCAAGACCTACACCTTCGACCTGCGCAAAGGCGTGAAGTTCCACAGCGGCAACGCCATGACCTGCGCCGACGCCGAGTACACCTTCGAGCGCAACCTGGTCACCAACAGCGCCGAGTCCGGCAACTGGTTCCTGGCCGAAAGCCTCCTGGGCACCGGCGCCAACGCCGCCGACGACAAGACCATCACCTGGGCCCGCATCGACAAGGCCGTCGAGTGCAACAACGCCGGCCAGCTGGTCTTCACGCTGCCCAGCGTGGACCCCGCCTTCCTGGCCAAACTGGCCTTCCCCGGCCAGAGCGTCGTGGACCAGAAGCACGCCGCCGGTCTGGGCGAGTGGAACGGCAAGGAAGCCACCTGGAAGGACTGGGTCGGCAAGGACCTGACCAACAGCAAGCTGTCCCAGAACCCCAGCGGCACCGGCGCCTACAAGCTGGTCCGTAAGGACGCCAACACCGTCCTGGCCACCGCCTTCGACAGCTACTGGGGTAAGAAGCCCGCGCTGAAGAACGTGATCTTCCAGAAGGTCAGCGAAATCGCCGCCCGTCAGCAGGCCTTCCTGCGTGGCGACGCCGACATCATCGACGGCGGCGGCCGCGCCGTGGACACCGAGCAGGTCAAGGGCAAGCCCGGCGTGCTGTGGGTCGACAACCTCCCCAACACCAGCGCCACGGCGTTCTTCATGAACGAGAACATCAAGAACGCCGGCCTGCTGGGCAGCGGCAAGCTGGACGGCCGGGGCATCCCCGCGACCTTCTTCAAGGACGCCAACGTGCGCCGCGCCTTCAGCTATTCCTTCAACTACGACCAGTACATTCGGGACGTGCAGAAGGGCGCCGGTAAGCAGCGCACCATGCTGCTCCCCGAAAGCTTCCCCGGCTACGACGCCAAGGTCAGCACCTACACCTACGACAAGGCCAAGGCCGAGGCCTTCTTCAAGCGCGCCTACGGCGGCCAGCTGTGGAAGAACGGCTTTACCCTGACCACCAACTACCGCGCGGGCAGCGAGCCCTCGCAGAAGGCCATGGAAATCCTGAAGGCCAACGTCGAAGCGCTGAACCCCAAGTTCCGTGTCAACATCCAGGCCAAGCAGTGGAGCGAAATGCTGAAGGACTCCAAGGACGGCAAGGAAGCCATGACCATCATGGGCTGGGCTCCTGACTACGCCGACCCGGACAACTTCATGTACACCTTCTACAGCAGCAACGGGTACTACAATCCCCGCCTGAACTGGAAAGACAGCCAGATCGACAAGTGGCTCGACCAGGCCCGCGCCACGGTGAACACCGCCGAGCGCAACCGCCTGTACAGCCTCGTCGGCAAGAAGGCCTACGAGCAGGCCCCCTACATCCTGGTTCCCGCCGGCGTGGGCTACACCTTCGTCAGCGCCAACCTGGTGGGCGTCAGCGCCAGCAACTACAACCCCATGATCTCCTTCGCCAACACCGGCACGTTCTGGAAGGAACTCAGCAAGAAGTAA